One Ensifer adhaerens genomic window, CACGACGGCATTGGCGGCTTGCGTGTAGTGGTAGTCGACGAGTCTCAGCGAATAGGTCGTCAGAACATCGGTGCTCGGCACGGCGAGGATGACGAAGAGGCTCAGTCCCTTGATGCCGGAGATGAAGGGCAACAGCACACCGGTGACGAGCGAGCCCTTCTGGATCGGGATGACGATCGAGATCATCCGCCGGAACCAGCCGGCACCGGCGATCTGGGCCGCCTCTTCAGGATCCTTGCCGAGCTGCGTCATGGCCGAAATGCCGGCGCGCGAGGCATAGGGCATCTGGTCGGCGATCAGCGCCAGGACCAGGATCGTGACCGTGCCATAGAGTGCCGGCATCGGTCCGCGCGGCACGGCAAACAGCGACAGGTAGGCGGCGGCAAAGGCGATGCCGGGCACCAGATAGGGCAGGAAGGTGACCTGCCGAAGATAGACCGACAGCGCCTTCACCGGTGTGCGGATGACGACATAACCGACGAGCAGTCCGAGAATGCCCGAGGTCAGGGATGCGAGACCAACGATCATGAGGGTGTTCTTTGCGGCCGCCCATAAATCCGGGCTCAGGAGCACCCCGGTCTGCAGCGCCACCGTGTGGAGATCGCGACCGATCCAGTAGTCGAGCGTGAAATTGTCGAGCGTGAACTGGGCTGGCAGCTTCATCACCGTGGACAGCGACAGGGTGAGCAGCGGCAGTCCGACGCTCAGCAGGAAGATGAGTGCGGCAAAACCAGTCGCCGGCAGGCGATACTTTCCGAGCCGGCTTTGGCGGTTCATCGATCCCTTGGAGCCGACGGTCACGAAGCGGCGGGCCTCGCGGACAAGCCGGGCATCGATCATCAGGGTGATAATGCCGATCAGCATGATCGAGGCTGCGACGACGCCGGCAACGCCGGTCTGCCGCGAGGCGATGCTGCGGAAGAGCGAGGTGGAGAGCACCTCGAATTTCACCGGCAGGCCGAGCACATAGGGCACGCCGAATTCGCCGAGGCACTTGGCGAAGATCAGCACCATCGAGGAAAGCAGTGCCGGGCGCATCAACGGCAGGATGATCTGAAGCGCAACCTGATAGCGCTTCGCTCCGAGGATTCGAGCCGAGTCTTCAAGCTGGGAATCAAAACGCCTCAGCGCCGAGCCGAACAGCAGGATGACAAAGGGCGTGTAGTGCAACGCCAGGATGATGATGATCGGGAAGCGCCCGTAGGCGACCCAGTCCGGCGGCGTCAGCCCCATCGCCTCGAACCAGCCCGGCTGGCCGCCGACCGTCCGGTTCTTGAAGAGTGTGGTCCAGGCAAGCGCAAAGGTCCAGGCCGGCAGCATGTAGGGCACGATCAGCGCCGTCGCAAACCAGCGTCGCCCGAACATGTCGGTGCGGCTGATCAGCCACGCCAGCACCGTGCCGATCAACAGCGACAGGCTGATCGCGCCAAGCGCGACCGACAATGTGTTGACGAGCGGTCGCCAGAACAGATCGACCGAAACCGGCGACAGGAACGCCCGGTCGAGATAGTAAAGCGTCAGGTCGCCGAAATCTTTGCCGAGCCGTCGCTCGTGCCCGAACTGCACCCGGACAGAATCGAGCACGATCGAGATGATTGGCACGACGATGAGGTAGGTGAACAAAAGCGCCGTCAGGACACCGATCAGTGTCGTCGGCTCCCTGGAGGCGACCTTCATGCGATACCGCCAACGCTGCCACGCCGTCGGCGCCAATGCGTCAACCGTCACCACGGATGCCTTGGCTGTTTCTGTCACTAAGGCCATGCTCTTCCCCTTAGAACTCGACATGCGCAATCGATCGCGGCGGTTGACGCCGGACGATCTTTGGAAATGCCAAACGGGGAAACAGAAATCAGACGTCACACAGTGACGCCGACATAGCCAAGAAGCCGCACACAGACCCGAGACAATCGGGTCTGCAAGGCATCCAATCCTCCCCGTTCGCAGGCAGACGCGGAAGGCCTGCCTGATGTCGGCGCCAGCTCCTCAACCGGGCCGCCATCGTCACGAACATGGATGGAACAAAAATTCCAATTTTGCGCCTTCCATAGAATGCATGATCCAACGACGAGGCATTCTTGTCAACTAAAAAATGCACACGTGAGCAATGATCTAATCATTTGTTTTCTTTGATATTTTTATGTGATGATTGTATCGCTTTGCGAACACGTGATCATTGCCTGTCCTATGCGTCGTTTCAGAGGGTCTGCGGGCTCGGCTCTCGCAAGCAGACACGTGCGTTTGAAGCCGGCCTTTGGGGTCGAAGGGCGACGTTCCCCAGGAGCTCGCCTTCACTTTTTCGTTGGAATGGGGCTGCTTTTGTGGCCCTGATGGAAACCGTCTGATTCTGCAGGGGAAAGGCATGGCAAGAGGCTTCGTGACGGCTGAAGAGGTCGCAAAACGCGCGGGCGTTTCGCGCTCTGCCGTATCGAGAACCTTTACCCCCGGGGCGAGCGTCTCCCAGTCTGTACGGCGCAAGGTTCTGAAGGCCGCCCGGGAACTCGGTTACCGGGTCAACCGCCTGGCGCAGGGGCTGAACAACGACCGCTCCAACCTTATCGGGGTCGTCGGCGCCAATCTCAGTTCGCCCTTCCATGCCAAGCAATTGGATCTTCTGAGCATCGGCCTCTTGCGCCGCGGCTTGCAGTGCCTGCTCCTCAATGCCGCCGATGCGCGCAAGGACATCGCGCCGCTGATCGAACTCTTGTTCGAGTTCCGGGCACAGGCGATCGTCGTTCTTTCGGGGGAACCGCCGGAATCGATCGTCGACCAGTGTATCGCCAATGGCGTCAGGCTGATCCTGATCAACCAGAAGCTCGATCGCACCGACACCAGCATGGTGCTGAGCGACGATTCCCGCGGCGCGGATCTTGCGGCGCTGCGCCTGATCGAGGCGCGATGCAAGAAGGTGGCGGTCGTTTCGAGCGGCAGCCACACGCCCGCTCAGGTGCGCCGCACCACGGCATTCAAGCAGAAGATGGCGACGGCCGGTATCGAAGTTGTCGCCTGGTCGGGCGGCACGACGAGTTATGAGAGCGGCTATCAGGCCGGCTGCGAAGTGCTCGTGGACGAAGCGATCGACGGCGCGTTCTGCGTCACCGATCTCCTGGCGCTCGGCTTTCTCGATGCCGCCCGCACCGAAATGCATCGCCGCATCCCCGCCGATCTGTCCGTCGTCGGTTTCGATGACATCCCGCAAGCCGGCTGGAAGAGCTATGAACTCACCACGGTCGCACAGTCCTTCACTGCGCTGACAGATCACGTGCTTGCGGCGCTCGAATCCGAAGAAATGGAAACGCGGCTTCAGGTGGTTCCGGTCGCCATGGTCGAGCGCAAGACCGCCCGGCGCTAGGATCGAATTTTCAGGAAATCGCCTGTCGTATACGGCTGTCGATCAGCAATCCGCTCTGATCGAGGATCGGGTGGGCGACCGAGGCGATGTGCGCATTGATGCGCTTCAGATCGCGCAGCATGTCGAGGTGAAGCGAACTGGTCTCGATGCTTTCGGCGCGTCCGTCCCGCAAACGTTGCAGATGCCGCTCCGCCGATTGCCGTTCAAGTCTACGAACGTCCTCTTTCGCTTCCACGAGACGCCGCGCCATCTGATTGTCCCGTGTCGCAAAGACCGTCTGCGCCATGCGCAAGTTCTCGATCGTGATCGCAAAGAGCCGCGACAGTTCCTCATGGCCATCGTGAGAGAAGGTCAGGCCGCGGGCGACCTTCTTTGCAAGCTCGCCAAGAAGCCCTTTGTCGATGATGTCGCCGATATGCTCGAGGTTGATCGCGTAGTCGATGATATCCTTCGCGCGACGGCGATGTTCGTCGTCAATCTCCGCCTGCCCGACGCGTGAAACATAGACCTTGATCTCGTGCTGAACGCGATCAACCCGCCCCTCGAGCGTGCTGATTGCCGCAAGCTTGGCGGGATCCGTCTGCTGCAGTGCATTGTTGGCCTCGATCAGCATGCGTTCGATCAGGTCGCCGACGCCGAGCACCTCGCGGCTGGCCCCGGCCAGTGCCGCGACCGGTGTCGCGAGGTCGCACTGTTCCAGAAACACCGCGCCATCCTCGGCCTTCGGCGGGTCCGGCACAAGCCGCGCAGTCACTCGGGAAAGCGGACGGGCAAAGGGAGCGGCCAGCAACGCAAGCGCGAGGTTGAAGCCGAGATGCGCATCGACCGGCAGCTTGTCATGGGACAGGGGCAACCATTCGAGCAGGAAAGCGGAATAGCCCGCCAGCAGCAGCGCCAACAGGCAACCTACGGCCCGCACGATCAGGTTGCCGAGGGTAACGCGCCGGGCAGCGGGCGCCGCATTTACGGTCGCGAGAACCGGAGGCACGGCTCCTCCGAGATTGGCACCGAGGACGAGAACGATCAGCAGACCGGTCGACAGGCTGCCGGACGACGCGAGCGAGAGGATCAGCACGACGATTGCAAGGCTGGAGGAGGCAAGGACGGCCAGCGCGGCGGACATGATGAGCGCGACCGGCCAGGCCCTGTCGAGCAGAGCGAGGAAGGCCGAAAGCGCTGCGGATTGGCGAAGCGGCTCCGTCGCGCCGCCGATCAGATGCAGCGACAGCAACATCAGGCCGACGCCGACGAGAGCAGCACCCGTGCCCTTGCGCATCTGGGAACCGCCGCGCCCGACGATGACGCCGCAAAGCAGCAGAAGCGGCGAAAGCCATCCAAGGCCGAGGGCGACGATCCAGGCCGTGACTGCGGTCCCGACATTGGCGCCGAGCAGCACGATTTGGGCCATGCGCGGCAAGATAAGGTCGCGCTCGACAAAGGAGGCGACCATGAGCGTGTTGGCCGTTGAACTCTGCAGCGCGATGGTCGCGATGAGGCCGGCGAAAAAGGACCGAAAACCGTCGCGTGTGCCCGCAGCGAGACCGGTTTTCAGGCGAGCGCCGAAGGCGCGTTGCGTGCCGTCGCGCACCTGAGCGAGACCGAACAGCAGCAGGGCCACGGCGCCGAAGAGGTTGATGCTGACGATCGCCGAATCCATGGCATCCCTCCCCGATACGGTTCTATTGCCGGCCGCGCAGCAGCTCCGCCCGGAAGAGCTGTTGAAAGGACGCGTAGGTCTCGAAACCGAGATCGCTGACAAGGCGCATCACCGTTGTCGTCGAGACGCCGCTTTGGATTGCCACTTCGCGCGCGCTTGCAAAGGCCGTTTCGTAGGGGTGGGCAAG contains:
- a CDS encoding MurR/RpiR family transcriptional regulator, with amino-acid sequence MAQPFSVTVPPATFIELRESCRIGTRRLRGGRLEVAKFVLAHPYETAFASAREVAIQSGVSTTTVMRLVSDLGFETYASFQQLFRAELLRGRQ
- a CDS encoding ABC transporter permease → MALVTETAKASVVTVDALAPTAWQRWRYRMKVASREPTTLIGVLTALLFTYLIVVPIISIVLDSVRVQFGHERRLGKDFGDLTLYYLDRAFLSPVSVDLFWRPLVNTLSVALGAISLSLLIGTVLAWLISRTDMFGRRWFATALIVPYMLPAWTFALAWTTLFKNRTVGGQPGWFEAMGLTPPDWVAYGRFPIIIILALHYTPFVILLFGSALRRFDSQLEDSARILGAKRYQVALQIILPLMRPALLSSMVLIFAKCLGEFGVPYVLGLPVKFEVLSTSLFRSIASRQTGVAGVVAASIMLIGIITLMIDARLVREARRFVTVGSKGSMNRQSRLGKYRLPATGFAALIFLLSVGLPLLTLSLSTVMKLPAQFTLDNFTLDYWIGRDLHTVALQTGVLLSPDLWAAAKNTLMIVGLASLTSGILGLLVGYVVIRTPVKALSVYLRQVTFLPYLVPGIAFAAAYLSLFAVPRGPMPALYGTVTILVLALIADQMPYASRAGISAMTQLGKDPEEAAQIAGAGWFRRMISIVIPIQKGSLVTGVLLPFISGIKGLSLFVILAVPSTDVLTTYSLRLVDYHYTQAANAVVLIIAAIAYLGTLAAQKLTKTNLAEGLGS
- a CDS encoding LacI family DNA-binding transcriptional regulator: MARGFVTAEEVAKRAGVSRSAVSRTFTPGASVSQSVRRKVLKAARELGYRVNRLAQGLNNDRSNLIGVVGANLSSPFHAKQLDLLSIGLLRRGLQCLLLNAADARKDIAPLIELLFEFRAQAIVVLSGEPPESIVDQCIANGVRLILINQKLDRTDTSMVLSDDSRGADLAALRLIEARCKKVAVVSSGSHTPAQVRRTTAFKQKMATAGIEVVAWSGGTTSYESGYQAGCEVLVDEAIDGAFCVTDLLALGFLDAARTEMHRRIPADLSVVGFDDIPQAGWKSYELTTVAQSFTALTDHVLAALESEEMETRLQVVPVAMVERKTARR
- a CDS encoding Na/Pi cotransporter family protein, yielding MDSAIVSINLFGAVALLLFGLAQVRDGTQRAFGARLKTGLAAGTRDGFRSFFAGLIATIALQSSTANTLMVASFVERDLILPRMAQIVLLGANVGTAVTAWIVALGLGWLSPLLLLCGVIVGRGGSQMRKGTGAALVGVGLMLLSLHLIGGATEPLRQSAALSAFLALLDRAWPVALIMSAALAVLASSSLAIVVLILSLASSGSLSTGLLIVLVLGANLGGAVPPVLATVNAAPAARRVTLGNLIVRAVGCLLALLLAGYSAFLLEWLPLSHDKLPVDAHLGFNLALALLAAPFARPLSRVTARLVPDPPKAEDGAVFLEQCDLATPVAALAGASREVLGVGDLIERMLIEANNALQQTDPAKLAAISTLEGRVDRVQHEIKVYVSRVGQAEIDDEHRRRAKDIIDYAINLEHIGDIIDKGLLGELAKKVARGLTFSHDGHEELSRLFAITIENLRMAQTVFATRDNQMARRLVEAKEDVRRLERQSAERHLQRLRDGRAESIETSSLHLDMLRDLKRINAHIASVAHPILDQSGLLIDSRIRQAIS